The genomic stretch GTAGCTCGCCCGTAATCACGCTGCGGAGCATAGTGCAGGCCAGTCACAACAGACGGGTTGTTCCCGGCCCTGCCGGTCCCGCCTTGCTTGCCGCTCCTCGGTTCAGGCGGGCTTAAGATCCTTTCATTCGCACCAGGCATGGTCGGCATCTCCTCATGTGGCATGAGCAGCCGCGCCGGACCGGACGCCTGGATCAATTCGCGTTCGCGTGCGAGCATTCCGGTGACCTTCCCCCTGCTTGGTTGTCGTATCCGCACTCGCCTTGGCGAGCTTGACCGCTTCGTCCTGATCGCTGTCCTTGCCGCGGTGCTTTCCAACCGTCTAAGCCCCCCTCTTCTGCGGCTGGGAGCGCGCGGGCGGCGCCGGTCGGGACCGGCCGAAGAGCCGCAGCCCGGCCGGCGGACCGACCAGCGCGCGATGCGGGCCGCGAAGCGGGCCGCCTTGATGATGTGTAGAGAAGTTGCTTTCTGATCTTGCTTGATGACAGTTCGTTGCTGGTTCAGCCGTCATGCCGGTAGGGCTGGCTGGTGTCCCATACGCGTTTGAAGCAGGTGAGGTATGTCCTTGCTGGGCCGTGGGCGTCGGTGTGGTGGAGGTGCATGACGGGGGCGTCGGCTGCTGGGGTTGCGTAGGCGTGTGTGTTGACGAGGAGGTCGTCGTCGGCTCGGTAGATCGAGCTGTAGAGCACGGTGTGGTGTAGCCGGATCTCGATGCCTTCGTCGGCCATGAGGGGGCGGTAGAGGGCGAGTGCGTTGCGGATTCGTGCGGACATGACGTCGGGGCCGATGCCTTCGTCGGTTCCTCGGGTGGCCACCTCGGGGCTGGTGGGGTCGCCAAGGAGGATACGGACGTTGACGCCCACGCTGGCGCGGTCGGCGAGGATGTGGAGAAGTCCGGGGTCCTCGGCGATGAACAGAGCGCTATAAGCCAGGATGCCTATGTTCTCGTTGGCGCTCTGGAAGAGGTCGCGCCAGACGGGGTGTGGGACGGCCCAGCGGTGTGGGTAGACGGCTTGGACCTCGGTGGAGAGGGCTCGCTGTCGTGGGGCGACTTGGGGCCAGAGGTCTGCTTCGTCGACGTGGAGGAGGTCGGCGACGGCCCAGCGGTGGCGTGGGTAGGGGATGCGGCCTTTGAGCCAGCGGTGGACGGTTTTGGGGTCGACGGCGAGTGCTGCGGCGAGGTCTGTTGGCTGGAGGCGGGCGGTGGCCAGGGCGTGGCGGAGGTTGTCGTTCATGAGGGTCGCCTGCTCCTCTCGGAAGCCGTCCTTGCCTGGGACGTTAACACGAGACGTCCCTAGACGTCCCTGGGTTGCGGTGTTCCGGCCCCCTGCTGTGGAGCGACGCTCGAACGCGAACAGAGACCGGACGTATCCGCAGTCAGGAGAGTGAGCATGCGGACGAGTCAGAGCGTCAAGGAGCAGCAGAGGGCGTACGCGCAGCGGTTGCTGACCGCGCTGCGCGAGGAACTGGCCCTGCGTGACGTCCCGGCGGTGCTGGTGGTGGCCGAGGACGGGCGGCCGGCTCTCGATGTGACCGACAGCCGGTGCAGGATGCGGCGGGTGTTCGTGCAGCTGCCGTTCTGCTGGTTCTACTGGGGCGACCAGAGCGACGAGCGGGTGTCGTTCCTGAAGATGCCGATAGCGGTGGACCGGATCGAGCAGGCCGCGCGGGAAGGGTGGCACGAGGGCGAGCAGGGCGAGCTCAGCATCGACCTGGACAAGATCGTCGATGCCTACCGCGGCTGATCCGGTGGCCGCCGGAAAGTGGCTGACTGGAGGCCGGGTCTACACCCAGATCGCGGACCGGCTCCGCGAGCAGATCGCCACGGGAGCGTTCCGGCCGGGCGAGGCGCTGCCGTCTGAAGCGGCGCTGTGCGAGAAGTTCGGAGTGGCGCGCAACACCGTACGGCGTGGCCTGGCGCTCCTGGAAGGCGAAGGGCTGGTCAGGACCGTTCCCTCTAAGGGGCGGATCGTGACCGTGGCCGGCGGGCAGGCCGCCCCGTATCGCTATCAGGTGATCGCCGCCGAGCTGCGTGCCCGGATCGAGGACGGGCAGTTGCCGCCCGGCGGGGCGCTGCCGAGCGAGGCTGACCTGCGGCGGCATTACGCCGCCTCGCGTAACACGGTGCGGCAGGCGCTTGCCGTGCTGGAGCGTGACGGCCTGGTCGTGGCCGAGCATGGGCGGGGCCGGTTTGTAAGCCGTTCCGAGTGAGACGTCTTGAGACGTCCCGCCTTGCCCTCTAGATCCGGCCAGGCCCGGCACGCCTATCGTGAGCGATGTGGGACAAGCTGAATGGGCGCGCGACCTGGCCGAAAACCTCCTAGCCGAGACCCTGCCACGACGGTGGGCGCACACACAGGGCGTCGCGCAGAGGGCCGCGTCGTTGGCTCCGATCCTCGGCGAGGAGACCGACACCCTGATCGCGGCCGCGTATCTCCACGACGTCGGCTATGCCCCTGATCTGGTCGACACCGGGTTCCATCCACTGGATGGCGCCCGCTACCTGCGCGATGTCGCCAAGGCCGATGACACGCTGTGCCGCCTGGTCGCGCACCACTCGTGCGCGGTGAACGAGGCGCTGGAACGCAAGCTCTTCGATGCGCTTACGGCCGAGTTCGACGAGGAACGCCCAGAACTGGTGGAGGCGCTGACCTACTGCGACATGACCACCGATCCCGATGGCACCCATCTCGACGTCACCTAGCGCCTTGCCGAGATCCACACACGCTACGGTCCCGAGCATCTCGTCTCGCGGTCGATCACGGCGTCGACGCCGTGCATCCTGGCCGCGGTCCGTGCCGTAGAGGCGGCGTTGAGCGCTCGGACATGATGGCCTGATGCGCCTGCCGATTCCGCCGGATGATCAGATGATGGCGCTCGCCAAGCGCTATGTCAGCCCCGGCATGGGCAATGTCCGCCGCTACCTCAAGCTGCTGCACGGAAACTTCCTCACACTGCCGACGCCGGCGTTCCTCTGGTTCGCCCGGTCGCTGGCCAGGGATGCGCGGAACATCGCGGACGACGATCTGCGGGTCCTGCTGGACAGCGAGTGGCGGGCCCGGCTGACGGCGGCCTGGTTGATCGGCATGGACCGGCGCACACAGTTCCGCGAGGAGCTCGGCGAACTGCTCTTGGAGAGCGAACTCCTCTACGCCGGCCAGGGGTACTGCTTCGCGCTGGCCCGCTTCGGTGAAGAGCGCGACGCGGAGATCCTCACGGCGTACCTGGATCGCTGGCTGCCGGAGACGTCCTGGCCCTACAACCAGGACGATGCGATGGGGGCTCTCCTCTACCTGGACGAGTTGCACTCGGCAGAGCGCTCAGCTCGCTTCCTCATCCCCGGCGGCCTGTGGCAGAGCTCGGCCGTGGCGGACGTAGACCCTGCCGGCCAGAAGGAATACATAGGCCTGATCTGCGAGTTCGCTGCAAGCTGTATGAGCGGTAACCTCGCTCGCTGGCTTCCGAAGAGACGGCACGCCCAATGATCTAGCCGGTCTTGCTGGCCAGCAGGAACACCCTCGGAAAACCGCGCCTTGCATCCTGATCGCCAGAAAACACCAGCCGGGCCGTCTCGATGATGCTCCGCTCACGGAGCATGCCGGAAATCATGTCGGTAGACCATCGGTAGGCCAGCGCAACGACGTGGTCGTACGACTCGGCCACCTGGGGCGACGGCTCGTCAGTCGCCGAGAAGGAAAGCAACACATGCCCGCCCGGTGCAAGCACGCGGCTGAACTCGTCGAACAACTCGTGCACCCGCTCAGGCGGGGTGTGGATGATCGAGTAGTGGCTGAAGACGCCACCGACACTGCCGTCCGCAAGCTCCAGGGCGAACATGGAGCCGACCTCGAACCGGATGCCGGGATGCTCCTGGCGGGCCTGTTCGACCATCCCCGGCGCCAGGTCGATGCCCAACACGGGAAGTCCCCGCGCGTGGAGGTAGGCCGTGTAGTGTCCTGGCCCGCACCCGAGATCAGCGATGGGCCCGGCGTCCGTCGCCTTCACCAGATCGGCGAAGGTGTCGATGAGGGCTCGGTCCAGCGGCTGGTCCGCCAGGGGATCGCGGAAGAGCGCGCTGTACTCCGCCGCCCTCGCGTCGTAGGCGCTGCGAGTCGTTTCAAGGAAGCCGGCTGCGGTCACAGTCGATCAAAGTACCCGACCCGGGCTGGCGTTCAGCCGATGTACGGCAGGCCGGTTCCGGTCAGGTAGTGCTCGATCCGCATCTGCATTGACCGGTCCATCTGAAGCTCTGCCACCTGGTCGCGCGGGATCCAACGCACCTCGCGGGACTCGTCGCTGGGGGTTGGCTCACCGTGGACGGCTCGGGCGGTGAGGAGGATGGAGAACTCTTGGCGGGCCTCGCCGTTGCTGGTGTAGAGGATGACGTGGCGGGGGTCGCTGTAGGTGCCGACGAGACCGGTGATCTCGCAGGTGATGCCGGTCTCTTCGAGGGTTTCGCGGACGGCTGCCGCTGGGATGGACTCGCCCAGGTCGATGGCTCCGCCGGGGACAGCCCAGTTGTCGTTGTCGGTGCGGCGGATCATCAGCAGGTCGCCGACCTGGTTAGTGACGATGACGTTGACGGACGGCACCAGGCTGTTGGGTTCGGGCGCGTCGGGGTCGTCGTAGAAGTCGATCCGCTGGCCCATGGGTCAGGACTCTACCGGGGCAGCGCCGGCCCAGACGCGTTCGAAGCTGTCGATGTAAGTGGCCACGATGTCGCCGCCGTGGACCTTGCGCAGGTGCAGCACCGGGGCGTTGCCGGCGGGCGTGCCGTAGACGTGGGTGTTGACGAGGAGTTGGTCATCCGCGCGGTAGATCGAGTTGTACAGCACGGTGTCGTGGAGCCGGATCTCGACGTTGTCGCGCCCGCGTAGGGGGCGGTAGAGGACGAGGACGTTGCGGATTTTGCGCCCATGCCGTCGTCGATGCCCTCGTCGGCTCCTCGCCGGGCTACCTCGGCGCAGTCGGGGTCGCCGAGGAGGATCCGTACCCGTACGCCTGCGTCGGCTTGTCGCCGAGCAGGCGCACCATGCCCGCGTCGTCGGCGAGGAACAGGCCGCTGTAGACGAGGATGCCGATCTCCTGGGACGCCTCGGCGAACAGACGTCCCCAGGTGTCCCGGGGGACCGCCCAGCGGTGCGGGTACACGTGGACGATCTCGCTCTCGGACGCTGAGGCGACCTGTTCGCGGGTGAGGGCTTCCGGCCACAGGTACGACTCGTCCACACCCAGGTACGAAGCCGTGGCAAAACGGTGCCTTCGGTACGGCTGGCGGCCCTGGGTGATCCAGCGTTCGGCGGTCTTGGGATCGACCTGGATCGCCTCCGCCAGCTCGACGACGGACACGCCTTTTTGGAGAAGCGCCGCGCGTAGCCGTTCGTTGCCCATCTCACCTGCCCAGTGGGACGTCCGGGGACCTGGCCATCGTAGGCCGGACGTCTTGAACATGTCCCGTCGTGTAGTGATCTCGTCCTGACTCTGCGTCGCATCCTCGGTTGCACAACGCCACAACGGCCCTGAACTGAAGGAGGAGATGCCCAATGACCATCGAGATCACATTCCTGGACGAGACGCCCTCGTGCGAGTGCGGCAACGCGCTGGCCGAGGGGCAGCTGCGCTGCTCCAAGTGCCTGGCGCGGGACCGGTGGGCGCGCAAGGAGCGGGCCAGGAACCGGCGTGAGCGGCGGCGGGCCGAGACGCGTCGTCCGCCGCGCGGCCCCCGTACCGCCGCCGTGGCGGGGGTGAGCTGGGCATGAGCTGGCTTCCACTGATCATCGCCGCCCTGCTGGGCGTGACGCTGCTCGTTGGCTACGCCATGGTCCTGGTCGGCATCCGCCGGGAGGACAAGGCGCTGAGCCTGCGGCAGCGGCCGAACGGCGCGTCGGCGTCGCTGGCGCGGAAGGTCACCGGCTGCTACGCCCGGAACGGCGTGTCGTGGACGTAGCGAGCTGCTCTTCGACCTTCGCCAACCGCGCCGAGAGGTCCTGCACGGCGGAGCGCAGGTTGGCTACCTCGCCGGCGATGTCGCCGGCAGCCGGGGTGTCGTCGATGTCGCGGACGAAGACGCCCTTGCCCTGCTGGCCGATCACCAGGCCTTCGTTGCGCAGGATGCCGACGGCCATCTTCACCACCGACAGTGAGGCGTCGTACTGCTCGGCGAGCTGTGTGGTGGACGGCAGGGGAGTGCCGGGCGCGAGGGAGCCGCCGCGGATCTGCGCTCGGAGATCGTCGGCGATCTGGAGATAGCCGGGGCGCCCGGTGTTCTTGACCATCGCTGTCCATCACACCACGAAACGGCAACCAAGCCAACCGAGAGGATGTTGACAACTGAGCCAACTAGGTTAACTATGTTGACTAGGACGAATAAGGAGGTCACCTGCCATGCGAACCATCCCGATCCCTGTGGACACCAGCAAGCTCACCATCACCTGCGTCAAGGCCCCGCGGCCGCGCCTGCTCAACAAGGACACCGGCGAGATCAAGACCGACAAGAACGGCAACACCGTCTACGAGGTCACCGTCTCCGTCGAAGACGACAGCGGCCGCATCGAACTCGTCCGCATCGGCATCACCGGAGAGCCGCCCATCACCGCCGGAGACCAGGTCAACGCCGTCGACCTCGTCGGCTACGTGTGGGAGATGTCCGGCCGGTGGGGCATCTCCTACCGCGCCTCGGCCCTGCTCCCCGCACGGGAGAGCGCCCATGTCTGACCTGTACGCCGGGCTCACCGCCCTCGCCCTCCTCGGGGCGGGGCTGTGGGCCTGGCGGCACTGGCACTATCCATCCTTCTGGTACATCGTCGGCTTCCCGATCATCGCCATCTCGGTCCGCGCCTCCTGGCGACGCGTGGCGCTGGGGTGCGGGCTGACCAAGAAGCGGCAACGCTGGTGGTTCACCACCGTGCCCGGCCTGGTCGCCTCGACCGGCATCGTCAAGGTCAAGCGCCGCTTCCAACGGGTCGCCGTGGACACCAAGCCGTTCATGTGGCTGCCGCTGCCGACCCGGCACGGCTGGTGCGTTACCCTCCACACCCTGGAAGGACAGACGCCCGGCGATTACGCGGAGGCGGCCGAACGCCTAGCCCACTCCTGGGGCGTCCATGCTGTCCGGGTCTCCTCGCCGCGGCCTGGTCGGGTGGTGCTGGCCGCGACCATGCGCGACCCGCTCGTCAGGGTCGATCAGCTGCCGCCCTCGCCGGAACTGCTCAAGGTCACCGTGGGACGGCTGGAGACCGGCAAGCCGTGGATCATCGACTTCCGCACCGTGCCGCACTGGATCAACGCCGGGGCCACCCAGTCCGGCAAGTCCAACCTCGCCAACGCCCTGATCGTCGGCCTGGCACCGCAACCGGTGGCGCTGGTCGGCTTCGACCTCAAGGGCGGCGTGGAGTTCACCCCGTACGCGCCCCGGCTCTCAGCCCTGGCCACCTCTCGCACAGAGTCGCTGACCCTGCTGGAGGACCTGGTCGCATTGATGATCGACCGAATGGGGCTGTGCCGTCAGGCCAGTGCCCGCAACATCTGGCAGCTCCCACCCGCCATCCGCCCTGTCCCGGTCGTGGTCCTGATCGATGAGCTGGCCGAGCTGTACCTGATGGCCGACAAGAGCGAGAAAGACGACATCGCTAAAGCATCCACCGCGCTGCTGCGCGTTGCGCAGCTGGGGCGAGCGTTCGGCATCTACCTGTTCTGCTGCGGCCAGCGCATCGGCTCCGACCTCGGCCCCGGCGTCACCGCCCTCCGCGCCCAATGCTCCGGACGCATCTGCCACCGCGTCAACGACCCGGAGACCGCCACCATGACCCTCGGCGACCTCGACCCCGCCGCCCTCGTCTCGGCCCGCGCCATCGCCGCCGAAACACCCGGTGTGGCGATTGTCGCGGGTCAGGACGGCCAGTGGTACCGCGCCCGCTCCTTCTATGTCACCGAGCACACCGCCGAACAGGCCGCTCACGCTCACGCTCACCTCGCCCCGGCCTGGGACGAGATCACCGCCCACCTGCCCAAGCCTGTCAACGCCTGACCCACGAAGGGAGGAACGATGCGACGCTTCGCCTGCTGGCTGCTGGACACCGGCCCGGTCCTCGTCCTGGCCGCCATCGCGGGTGCCGGATCGTTCACCCACATCCGCGACACGGCCAGCGACCATGGTCAAACCGGCTGGATGTCCTGGGCGGTGGCCGTCTGCATCGACCTGACCTGCGTCATGGCCGCCCGCGAACGGCAACGCGACAAGAAGACCGGCCGCAAGCGCCGTGGCCCGATCTCGTGGCCCGTCCTCGTTCTGGCCGGCGGCATCGTCTTGTCCCTGTCCGCCAACCTCGCCCAAGCCGACCCGACCGGGTGGGGCTGGATCACTGCCGCCACCCCCGCGGGCGCGTTCCTCATCGCCGTCTCCATGCTCGAACGCCGCACAACCGGCACCCGTCCCGAACCGTCCCCGGCCCCGGCCCCGGAGACGGCTTTGGCATCCGTCCCGGCGTCGTCCTGCGCTGCCGTCCTCGTCCCGGCCGAGCAGGACGCCGAGGACACCCAGGACGACTGCCAGGACGGTCCGGCCCCGGCTCTAGTCGACTACGCCCGCCGTGTCGCCGACGAACACCGCGCCAAGCACGGCAAGCCCATCACCCGCGACGCTCTCCGCGCCCGCCTGGGCGTGTCCAACCAGCTCGCCTCCGACCTGCTCCGCACCCTGCGGACCGCCTGACCCAGAAAGGAGACCACCCGATGACCCACACCGACCGCACCGCACTCATCAACGGCCTGCTCCACCTGGCCACTTTCCTGGAGACCCACCCCGAGGTACCCGTCTCCTCGCACGTCGTCGTCCACCACTTCCCCGAGCACGACAACGACGCCGACATGCGCGCCGAGATCGACCAGATCGCCGCCCAGACCGGCTCCCGCATCGAGTTCGAGGACTCCCCGTACGGCCACTACGCCACCTCAGTCTGCTTCGGCCCGGTGGAGTACCGCGCTGTGGCCGTCCTGACGGCCGCCCGCGCCCGCCACGCCGCCGAAAGCAGCTACCGGGGTTGCATCCAGTCCGACCCGGCACCCGCCGTCTAAGGAGGACCCGATCATGCGTATCCGTCTCGACGGAACCCGCGCCGAACTCGTCGATGCCCTGTTCCGCTTGCGCCTGAACTTTGCCGTCTCCGGCGTCTCCCGGGCTTACCCCGACCGCAGCAAGCCCCACCATTGGCGTCTGTACGTCACGACCCACCCAAGGGACAAACGGTGAACGTCCCGGACGAGCAGCTCTCAGTGATTCATTACCGCTGCTGCACCTGCAACGGCACCGGTCTGGACAACGACCGCGACCGCTGTCGCGACTGCGACGGCGCCGGCATCGACAACCACGGCGCATAACGCGCAGCGCCCCCGGCCTGGCCGCACATCCGCCAAGACGACTGCCAGGTCGGGGGCCATCCCCTCACCCGAACGAGTGAAAGGAGGTCTCCATCTTGCCCGCATGCACCACCAACGCGCACGCCCTTACGGGCATGATCGCCCGACTCGACGCCCCGGATTTCGACCGCTGGGCCGCACAGATCCGCTCCACCGGCGGCTGCCGCCAGCCCATCCACCTACGAGGAAAAGTCGAACACTACGACCGCGCCACCGGCCGGCTCCTGCACCGCTACACCACCCGCCACGAACCCGACGGCGTCCTGCGCCTGCCCTGCAAGACCCGCCGCGCATCCCGTTGCCCGGCCTGCGCCGAGATCTACCGCGCCGACACGTACCACCTCATCCGCGCGGGGCTGGTCGGCGGCAAGGGCGTCCCGGAGTCAGTGACCACCCACCCGACCTTGTTCGTCACCCTCACTGCGCCGTCCTTCGGCGCGGTCCACGCCCGCCGAGAGAAGGACGGCAGGGTCCAGCCCTGCCACGCCCGCCGCGACGCCAAGACCTGCCCACACGGACGCGTCATGTCCTGCACGGCCAAGCACCGCCCCGACGATCCCCACCTGGGCGAACCGCTGTGCCCGGACTGCTACGACTACACCGGCTCGGTCCTGTTCAACGCCCTGGCACCGCTCCTATGGAAGCGCTTCGCCGACTCGCTACGCCGCCGCCTGGCCAAACTCGGCGGCCTAACCCTCAAAGACCTACGCGAACACCTCACCGTCTCCTTCGCCAAGGTCGCCGAATACCAGCGCCGCGGCGTCGTCCACTTCCACGCCGTCATCCGCCTCGACGGCCCCGGCGGCCCCATCGCGCCACCACCGCACTGGGCCACCGAAGACGTCCTGACCCAAGCCGTCCATCACGCCGCACACGTCGTCAGCGCGCTCGTCCCCGCCATCGATGATCAACCGGCTCGCCTCTTCAAGTGGGGTCAACAGCTCGACATCCGTCCCATCTCTCTCAACGGCGACCTCAATGAGCAAGCCGTCGCAGGATACGTGGCCAAGTACGCCACCAAGGCAGCCGAATGCGTCGGCACCGTAGACCGTCGCATCAACCCACTCGACAACCTCGACGCCTACAACCTGCGCGACCACGCCGGCCGCCTCATAGCCGAATGCCTTCGCCTGGGATCTATACAGGACCTGGCCGATCTACGGCTCACACAGTGGGCCCACATGCTCGGCTTCCGAGGTCACTTCTCCACCCGATCCCGCCGCTACTCCACCACCCTCGGCGAACTCCGTGCCGCCCGCAAACGCCACGCGCGCGACCACGAGGTCAGCACCGGCCGCCTGCTCCTCTTCGAGGAGGACACCGTCCTCGTGATCAGCGAATGGACCTACGCAGGCAAGGGTTACAGCCTCGGAGACCAAGTCATCGCCGCCGCCCTCACCGGCACTCCACTGGGAGGACCGTATGAGCGCTGAACTCCTCACCGTGCCCGAGGCAATGGCGGCCCTCAAGATCAGTCGATGGACCCTCTACAACCTCATCCGTTCCGGCGAACTCGGCTCCGTCATCGTCGGCGAACGGTGCCGGCGCATCCCCGCCTCGGCCCTCGACGCCTACGTGACCCGACTCTGCGAGGAGGCCGCCTGATGCCTACCAAGACCGCTATCGCCACCCCGGAAGAGCCCAAGCGCCCCCACAAGAGTCGCCGCACCCGCGCCAACAACGAGGGCTCGATCTTCCCGTACAAGAACGGCTGGGCAGGCTACGTCTGGGTCACTACCCCGGAGGGCAATAAGACCCGCAAGTGGGCCTATGGCAAGACTCGCGAGGAGACCTACGAGAAGTGGCTCAAGCTCCATGAGCAGGCTCGCAAGGGACCTGTGGCCACCAAGCATGAGACGGTGGCCGCCTTCGTGAAGCGGTGGCTCGCCGAAGTCATCGAGCCCAACCGCGAGCCCACCACGTACGTGGCGTACGAACCGCTGGTCCGGCTGTACATCATCCCCGGCCTAGGCAAGAAGCGCCTCGACAAGCTCACCGTCCGGGACGTGCAAGCTTGGCTGAACACCTTGCCCACGCTCTGTACCTGCTGCACCCAACGAAAGGATCACAAACGACCGGAGCACAAGCGGCGGTGCTGCTCGATCGGCAAGTGCTGCAAGGGCTATCTCTCCCGCAGCAGCATCGCCGGCGTCCGTAGGGTCCTGAGGTCGGCGCTCGGCCACGCCCTGCGGGAAGAACTGGTCACGAAGAACGTCGCCTCGTTGACCACACTCCCGAGCGCTACCAAGACCAAGAAGAAGCGCCAGCATGGGGTGTGGAGCGTCGATGAGGCACGCAGATTCCTCAAACACCTTCGGGAGGTTGATGACCCGCTCTACGGCGCGTACGTGCTCATTCTCGTCCTGGGCCTTCGTCGTGGGGAGGTTCTCGGGCTCACATGGGACTGCGTGGACCTGGCCGGTGAACAGCTCTGGATCTCACGCCAGCTCACGCGAGTCGGAGGTCGGCTCCTCCACCGGGAGACGACCAAGACCGAGGACTCGACCGCCTCACTGCCGCTGTTCGGCCTCTGCGTCTCAGCGCTCCGGCACCGCCGGCGCGTCCAGGAGGAGGCCCGTAAGGTGGCCGGGGACCAATGGAAGACCTCGGACCTGACGTTCACAACTCGGACGGGGACGCCGATCGAGCCGCGGAACTTCAACCGGGCCTTCGAGAGCCACTGCCGCCGTGCGGGCGTCCCACGCATCCGCGTGCACGACACCCGGCACACCTGTGCGTCGCTCCTGGCCGCCCTCGACGTCCACCCGCGTGTGGCGATGCGCATCCTGCGGCACTCACAGATCTCGATGACCATGGATGTTTACACCCAGGTCCCAAGCCCGGAAACCCGTAGGGCGCTTGACCGGCTCAATAAGAGCCTCGACCGCGCAAGCGAGACGTAACTAATCTTGCGTTCCGCAAAGGCCCTTTGGGATCGCCTCAAAGGGCCTTTGTGCGTGCATGGGCCCTTCTCGTAGCCGAGAAGATATGTCGGACTGGCTACGGTGACCATTTGACTTTTCGTCCTTTGTGATTCAAAGGAATGAGGATTCCGGCGAGTCGCTAGTTCAACTTTCGTGCCGAACGCAGCGGAGGGCGAATGACGCACCCTGTGAATTGTGAGCGCGCTCAGAGGCATCACTGCGGATGTTCCGCATGTGGCGGGGCACAGCACGGCTGGACCTACGGCCTGATGTTGGCTCGAGACCCCTCTCCCGTTGCTCGTCAAGAGGCAAGAGACCGCAGCGACTGCGACTGGGCTGCAACCCAACCTCCCAAGGGGCCGCACGGGCGCAGCGCACGGCCAGGTGCTCCAGGGCGCCGGGCAGCCAACGATCGAGGTAGTCGCATGCGTGGTGATCGGTGCGCTCTTCCCACAATTAGGCGGTGCGCCAGGCGCAATAGAGGCTGCTCACCTCTTCGATCACATCCCAGTGCCGTGGCCAGCAGCGCGGGACCATCCGTGTTCCGCCGCAGGCCAGGCGAACAGCACATCGCGCACCCAATCGGCCAGCTCGGCAAGCCACTCCGCCTTCTGCCGGTGGGTCATCCGGGGTCAGCACCACGGGGGGCGGATCACTTCCCTCCTGTGGTGATCCGCCCCACCCGCGGCTCTGGGCCGTTCGGCTGGCCGGCCCCACGGTGGCTACGGACATGTGAGCAAGGCTCTCTTAATCGCTGCGTCTTCGTCACTACTTGCTCGATGATACACGCGTACGCTTTCTCCAACCCTTTTCCAGCTATCGTCGCTAAGGTTGGACCATTTCGGCCCTCTGATCTCGAGGGAATCGTTTGTCAGCTTGTCGATCTCAAGGACAGACGCGTTGCCCTCGATCAGTGTGGGACCATAAACCCGATACTGAGAATCATCGGAGAGGCATCTCTCGCTGTTCAGATGGATTAGGATATGATACCCGTCCTTTGTAAAGACCTCTGTAGGAGTAATTTCAGGGAACGTCTCTCGACCATCAGAGCAGTCGCTATCTTGGCCTTCGA from Nonomuraea polychroma encodes the following:
- a CDS encoding replication initiator is translated as MIARLDAPDFDRWAAQIRSTGGCRQPIHLRGKVEHYDRATGRLLHRYTTRHEPDGVLRLPCKTRRASRCPACAEIYRADTYHLIRAGLVGGKGVPESVTTHPTLFVTLTAPSFGAVHARREKDGRVQPCHARRDAKTCPHGRVMSCTAKHRPDDPHLGEPLCPDCYDYTGSVLFNALAPLLWKRFADSLRRRLAKLGGLTLKDLREHLTVSFAKVAEYQRRGVVHFHAVIRLDGPGGPIAPPPHWATEDVLTQAVHHAAHVVSALVPAIDDQPARLFKWGQQLDIRPISLNGDLNEQAVAGYVAKYATKAAECVGTVDRRINPLDNLDAYNLRDHAGRLIAECLRLGSIQDLADLRLTQWAHMLGFRGHFSTRSRRYSTTLGELRAARKRHARDHEVSTGRLLLFEEDTVLVISEWTYAGKGYSLGDQVIAAALTGTPLGGPYER
- a CDS encoding helix-turn-helix domain-containing protein gives rise to the protein MSAELLTVPEAMAALKISRWTLYNLIRSGELGSVIVGERCRRIPASALDAYVTRLCEEAA
- a CDS encoding tyrosine-type recombinase/integrase → MPTKTAIATPEEPKRPHKSRRTRANNEGSIFPYKNGWAGYVWVTTPEGNKTRKWAYGKTREETYEKWLKLHEQARKGPVATKHETVAAFVKRWLAEVIEPNREPTTYVAYEPLVRLYIIPGLGKKRLDKLTVRDVQAWLNTLPTLCTCCTQRKDHKRPEHKRRCCSIGKCCKGYLSRSSIAGVRRVLRSALGHALREELVTKNVASLTTLPSATKTKKKRQHGVWSVDEARRFLKHLREVDDPLYGAYVLILVLGLRRGEVLGLTWDCVDLAGEQLWISRQLTRVGGRLLHRETTKTEDSTASLPLFGLCVSALRHRRRVQEEARKVAGDQWKTSDLTFTTRTGTPIEPRNFNRAFESHCRRAGVPRIRVHDTRHTCASLLAALDVHPRVAMRILRHSQISMTMDVYTQVPSPETRRALDRLNKSLDRASET